In the genome of Kiritimatiellia bacterium, one region contains:
- the yajC gene encoding preprotein translocase subunit YajC yields MMLLLMIAMFFFLIIRPQQRRERERQAMLAALKIGDRVVFAGGLIGMITGLREKTCMIRIADGVKVEALRGAITQVLSKDEAPAEEPRGT; encoded by the coding sequence ATGATGCTGCTGCTGATGATCGCCATGTTCTTTTTCCTGATCATCCGCCCGCAGCAACGGCGGGAACGCGAACGGCAGGCGATGCTCGCCGCGTTGAAAATCGGCGACCGCGTCGTGTTCGCGGGCGGGCTGATCGGCATGATCACGGGGCTGCGCGAGAAAACCTGTATGATCCGCATCGCCGATGGCGTGAAGGTCGAGGCGCTGCGCGGCGCGATCACACAGGTGCTCTCGAAGGACGAGGCGCCCGCCGAAGAGCCGCGCGGCACCTGA
- the tgt gene encoding tRNA guanosine(34) transglycosylase Tgt produces the protein MAGPGTFELLARDGAARRGRLHTAHGPIDTPAFMPVGTAGAVKGVAPEELLALGYEVVLANAYHLFARPGIERIEALGGLHRFMGWPRAILTDSGGYQVYSLSSLRRVSSEGVEFRSPYDGTRHLLTPERVMEIQRRLGSDIAMVLDECPPGDCDDATACRAVERTLDWAIRCARQPRADGSLLFGIVQGAGHPALRARCARALREIGFDGYAIGGVSVGEPEERILAAVEATVPHLPPERPRYVMGVGGVVQMLDMIGAGVDLFDCVMPTRLARHGTAFTSQGRFPLKAAVYADDPRPVEDGCRCAACRSFSRGYLRHLLQTGEMLGLRLLTLHNLAFYAALMRRVRAAIEAGRFGELRAEIAATYHEPSQEHLRAAAPPETHR, from the coding sequence GCCGGCTGCACACCGCGCACGGCCCGATCGACACCCCCGCGTTCATGCCGGTGGGCACCGCGGGCGCGGTGAAAGGGGTCGCACCGGAGGAGCTGCTCGCGCTGGGCTACGAAGTGGTGCTCGCGAACGCCTACCACCTTTTCGCCCGGCCCGGCATCGAGCGGATCGAGGCGCTGGGCGGACTGCACCGCTTCATGGGTTGGCCGCGCGCGATCCTCACCGACAGCGGCGGTTACCAAGTCTACAGCCTCTCGAGCCTCCGGCGCGTCAGCAGCGAGGGCGTCGAGTTCCGTTCGCCCTACGACGGAACGCGACACCTGCTGACACCGGAGCGGGTGATGGAGATCCAGCGACGGCTCGGCTCGGACATCGCAATGGTGCTCGACGAGTGCCCACCCGGCGACTGCGACGACGCGACGGCTTGCCGCGCCGTCGAGCGCACCCTAGACTGGGCGATTCGATGCGCGCGCCAGCCGCGGGCGGACGGCAGTCTGCTCTTTGGCATCGTGCAGGGGGCGGGCCACCCCGCGCTGCGCGCGCGGTGCGCCCGCGCGCTTCGCGAGATCGGCTTCGACGGCTACGCGATCGGCGGAGTGAGCGTTGGCGAGCCGGAGGAGCGGATTCTCGCGGCAGTCGAGGCCACCGTGCCCCACCTGCCGCCGGAGCGTCCGCGGTATGTGATGGGCGTCGGAGGCGTGGTGCAGATGCTGGACATGATCGGCGCGGGCGTGGACCTGTTCGACTGCGTGATGCCAACCCGGCTTGCGCGGCACGGCACGGCGTTCACCTCGCAGGGCCGCTTCCCGCTGAAAGCGGCCGTCTACGCGGACGACCCCCGGCCGGTCGAGGACGGCTGTCGCTGCGCTGCGTGCCGCTCGTTCAGCCGGGGCTACCTGCGGCACCTGCTGCAGACCGGCGAAATGCTCGGGCTGCGTCTGCTCACGCTGCACAACCTCGCGTTCTACGCCGCGCTGATGCGTCGCGTCCGTGCCGCGATCGAGGCGGGACGGTTCGGCGAGCTCCGCGCGGAGATCGCCGCGACGTATCACGAGCCCTCGCAGGAGCACCTGCGCGCCGCGGCGCCACCGGAGACCCACCGATGA